A stretch of Besnoitia besnoiti strain Bb-Ger1 chromosome V, whole genome shotgun sequence DNA encodes these proteins:
- a CDS encoding hypothetical protein (encoded by transcript BESB_061360), with amino-acid sequence MRRKSDRISSEAVDGHPLCVSSRFCPFYKPPSALRPSSPRVSSPSAAALGGAGASSFATYVYSSEASSASAANAKVRVSAADGVTESEGRVEQNGETVFDEDGKLRGCLCRHLESDPRIKFKTIETIARERGNIHAKSYVFVEEYSPTEAPALPPSRPPAASTRPGISRSGKKAKELRDALRNLPGNKHFICGRDPLRKQGNDNINKWMDKHVAVPMRACDRVAGTPKRTVREELLLALEEGVVHDLISPAEILDSAHHVKRVANWRNTQEDRAGVLGCMWTGPYVGLGETLVAGIYVGEVRHGEAPWSDSEEDDLRTAPDYSFDCGWRDTSMKFLAMEESRKRVRFHERAVAHLRQQKKKKKGPKHFSKPMYKDEDSAGECRAVLLSPYGNRLWKKPFMVISLRRPCRISCFCYASAESHTNAAHVVPHDAEIGVQPDGTVVLPDDQYLCLDSSRYFNLMSLVNDSRDVPGQRRLKANLWIYELHFEGFPFFVFMKRMESDLRHMEECLVNCGAQYRFNHLQPLCEEALSHAVARKPEKDSLSPPLTCFPRCCDRFLVPLRVTALPRKITLAAYSGCRGGDLNIAMIFLTACTKTNALCRPQKAKSYVVSVAALQTIKKNPEKIWESDSDLGA; translated from the exons ATGCGGAGAAAAAGCGACAGGATCTCGAGCGAGGCGGTCGACGGCCAtccgctctgcgtctcctcgcgcttctgtcCCTTCTACAAGCCTCCGTCAGCCCTCcggccgtcttcgcctcgcgtctcgtcgccctcagccgccgcactcggcggcgcgggagcgaGCAGCTTCGCGACCTACGTCTACTCCTCAGAAGCCTCATCGGCGTCCGCTGCAAATGCGAAAGTGCGAGTGAGCGCCGCAGATGGTGTTACAGAGTCTGAGGGCCGAGTCGAGCAGAATGGAGAGACAGTCTTCGATGAAGACGGGAAGCTGCGGGGCTGCCTCTGTCGGCACTTGGAGAGCGACCCGAGAATCAAG TTCAAGACGATTGAGACGAttgcgcgcgagcgcggtaATATTCACGCAAAGTCCTACGTTTTCGTTGAGGAATACTCGCCAacagaggcgcccgcgctgcccCCCTCGCGGCCCCCCGCAGCGAGCACGCGCCCAGGCATTTCGCGGAGCggcaagaaggcgaaggagctcCGAGACGCCTTGCGGAACTTACCTGGAAACAAGCACTTTATCTGCGGACGAGATCCTCTGAGGAAAC agggcaACGACAACATAAACAAATGGATGGACAAGCACGTGGCTGTGCCGATGCGGGCCTGCGATCGCGTGGCGGGCACGCCGAAGCGAACAGTTCGCGAGGAGCTCCTTCTTGCGCTCGAGGAGGGAGTCGTCCACGACTTGATTTCGCCCGCGGAGATCCTGGACTCCGCCCACCACGTCAAGCGCGTCGCCAACTGGAGAAATACGCAGGAAGACCGCGCAGGCGTCCTGGGATGCATGTGGACAG GCCCATATGTCGGGTTGGGAGAGACGCTGGTGGCGGGCATCTACGTGGGCGAAGTGCGCCACGGCGAGGCACCGTGGTCAGActccgaggaggacgacTTGAGGACTGCGCCCGACTACTCGTTCGACTGCGGCTGGCGAGACACCTCGATGAAGTTCCTCGCCATGGAAGAGAGTCGCAAGCGTGTTCGCTTCCACGAGCGAGCCGTCGCACACCTGCGCcagcagaaaaagaaaaagaaaggcCCCAAGCACTTCTCCAAGCCCATGTACAAAGACGAAG ACAGCGCTGGAGAGTGTCGGGCGGTGCTCCTGAGTCCATATGGGAACAGACTTTGGAAGAAGCCGTTTATGGTGATTTCTCTGCGACGTCCGTGTCGAATTTCGTGTTTCTGTTATGCCAGCGCCGAGTCACATACGAACGCCGCGCACGTTGTCCCGCATGATGCAGAAATTGGCGTTCAGCCTGATGGTACAGTCGTGCTTCCCGACGACCAGTACCTCTGTCTGGACTCGAGTCGCTACTTCAATCTCATGTCGCTCGTCAACGACAGCCGGGACGTGCCTGGGCAACGGAGACTCAAGGCGAACCTTTGGATATACGAG CTGCATTTCGAAGGGTTccctttcttcgtcttcatgAAGCGCATGGAGAGCGACTTGAGACACATGGAAGAGTGTCTCGTGaactgcggcgcgcagtACCGCTTTAACCACTTACAGCCGCTctgcgaagaggcgctgtCGCATGCAGTGGCTCGAAAACCGGAGAAGGATTCTCTT TCGCCTCCGCTGACTTGCtttcctcgctgctgcgacCGCTTTCTTGTCCCCCTTCGCGTGACCGCGCTACCCAGGAAGATCACGCTCGCGGCGTACTCAGGCTGCCGTGGTGGCGATTTGAACATCGCGATGATTTTTTTGACTGCATGCACCAAGACAAACGCACTCTGCAG